Proteins encoded together in one Leptospira meyeri window:
- a CDS encoding SOS response-associated peptidase family protein: protein MSNLFINQLIPIEDYQLEWENFLAPKTSYDQAQKQNGKLGLAIKPNDVFWYLREIENKVLLSSGQWGTKQSFANRLITTTQSEHLYSSSFWKKFSANRCLIPVTAYFEWQMQMNGKKHKFKIEFKDKKSYFGGIWGPLPESMTWVTILTQTANAKTAEIHNYGDNKHRQPIVIRKVNQKLWLNSKVNSELEVKNLITQFKEDDITTEDLDYEQTLFN, encoded by the coding sequence ATGTCAAATTTGTTTATCAATCAATTGATTCCAATAGAAGATTATCAGTTGGAATGGGAAAATTTCTTGGCTCCTAAAACCTCTTATGATCAAGCTCAAAAACAAAATGGTAAACTTGGACTTGCAATAAAGCCAAATGATGTCTTTTGGTATTTAAGAGAAATAGAAAATAAGGTTTTACTCTCCTCTGGCCAATGGGGAACAAAACAATCATTTGCAAATCGATTAATCACAACAACACAATCCGAACACCTATACTCTTCTTCTTTCTGGAAGAAATTCTCAGCAAATCGATGTTTAATTCCTGTTACAGCTTATTTTGAATGGCAAATGCAAATGAATGGAAAAAAACATAAGTTTAAAATAGAATTTAAAGACAAAAAATCATACTTTGGAGGAATCTGGGGACCACTACCTGAAAGTATGACTTGGGTCACAATTCTTACTCAAACTGCAAATGCGAAAACAGCGGAAATTCATAATTATGGGGATAATAAACATAGACAACCAATCGTAATCCGAAAAGTAAATCAAAAGTTATGGCTAAACTCAAAAGTAAACTCTGAATTGGAGGTAAAAAATTTAATTACGCAGTTCAAGGAGGATGACATAACCACAGAGGATTTAGACTATGAACAAACATTATTTAATTGA
- a CDS encoding glutathione S-transferase family protein — MDMIELFEFSLSGNSYKIRLMLSFLNLKYESRMFNPADKEHKSENFLELNPFGQVPVLKDGNMVIRDSQAILVYLARAYGDEHWFPNDPAKSAEIVSWLSTAANEVSRGPGALRIHYLLGREINLGEAKQVTENLLNLLEKRLISKNWLATESLSIADIAIYPYIALCHQGNVDLLEYKNIRKWMHRIESLPNYLSMPGIVLQAT; from the coding sequence ATGGATATGATTGAATTATTCGAGTTTTCTCTGTCTGGAAATAGCTACAAGATAAGGCTAATGTTATCATTTTTGAATCTGAAATATGAAAGTCGAATGTTTAACCCAGCCGACAAAGAACATAAATCGGAGAATTTCCTGGAATTGAACCCTTTTGGACAAGTTCCGGTGCTAAAAGATGGAAATATGGTCATTCGAGATAGCCAAGCGATTTTGGTATATTTGGCTCGTGCTTACGGAGACGAACATTGGTTTCCCAACGATCCTGCGAAGTCAGCGGAAATAGTTTCTTGGCTTTCAACTGCTGCAAATGAAGTCTCACGTGGTCCTGGTGCTTTAAGAATACATTATTTGCTTGGACGCGAAATCAATTTAGGAGAAGCAAAACAGGTTACTGAAAATCTTCTCAATTTGTTAGAAAAAAGATTAATTTCGAAAAATTGGTTGGCAACTGAGAGCTTGAGTATTGCAGATATTGCTATTTATCCATATATCGCGTTGTGTCATCAAGGTAATGTAGATCTATTAGAATATAAAAATATAAGAAAATGGATGCATCGTATTGAATCTCTACCTAATTATCTCAGTATGCCAGGAATAGTTTTACAGGCTACATGA